One genomic window of Cannabis sativa cultivar Pink pepper isolate KNU-18-1 chromosome 2, ASM2916894v1, whole genome shotgun sequence includes the following:
- the LOC115721148 gene encoding beta-galactosidase 3-like, whose amino-acid sequence MQPLTWYKAEINPPPGKEPVGLDMVHMGKGLAWLNGEEIGRYWPRKSSIDDGCVKECDYRGKFMPNKCFTGCGEPTQRWYHVPRSWFKSSGNILVIFEEKGGDPSKITLSRRKVTGLCALVAEDHPSIRPEAWEKEDSGSNRNVPTVHLQCPENTLVSAVKFASFGTPSGNCGSYTKGDCHDPNSILVVEKLGRKKTNTSETHLNSGSGINHSGLKRRQKVLSVVFLTCCSAYISC is encoded by the exons ATGCAACCTTTAACATGGTACAAG GCTGAAATAAACCCTCCACCAGGGAAAGAACCTGTGGGGCTGGATATGGTTCATATGGGAAAAGGTCTAGCTTGGTTGAATGGGGAAGAAATTGGAAGGTACTGGCCAAGGAAGAGTTCTATAGATGATGGATGTGTTAAAGAATGTGATTACCGAGGAAAGTTCATGCCCAACAAATGCTTTACGGGTTGTGGAGAACCAACTCAAAGATG GTACCATGTGCCCcgttcttggttcaagtcatctGGAAACATTCTGGTGATCTTTGAGGAGAAAGGAGGAGATCCATCAAAGATTACTTTGTCAAGGCGGAAAGTAACTGGCCTCTGTGCTCTTGTTGCAGAGGATCATCCTTCTATTAGACCTGAAGCTTGGGAGAAAGAAGACAGTGGAAGTAACAGAAATGTTCCAACTGTCCACTTGCAATGTCCTGAGAATACCCTTGTATCTGCTGTAAAATTTGCTAGCTTTGGAACTCCTTCAGGAAACTGTGGATCTTATACCAAGGGAGATTGCCATGATCCTAATTCCATTTTAGTGGTTGAAAAG CTTGGAAGGAAGAAGACCAACACCAGTGAGACTCATTTGAACTCAGGTAGCGGGATTAACCACTCTGGGTTAAAAAGGCGTCAGAAAGTTCTTTCAGTAGTATTTCTG ACATGCTGTTCAGCTTATATCTCCTGCTAG